The Macaca fascicularis isolate 582-1 chromosome 1, T2T-MFA8v1.1 genome includes a window with the following:
- the LOC107130977 gene encoding olfactory receptor 2AK2 → MKAENQSFGTDFLLVGLFQYGRINSLLFVVIATLFTVALTGNIMLIHLIRLDTRLHTPMYFLLSQLSIIDLMYISTTVPKMAVNFLSQSKTITFMGCEIQTYVFLALGGTEALLLGFMSYDRYVAICHSLHYPILMSKNICCLMVACAWASGSINAFIHTMYVFQLPFCRSRLINHFFCEVPALLSLVCQDTSHYEYTVLLSGLTILLLPFLAILASYARVLIVVFQMSSGKGQAKAVSTCSFHLIVASLFYATTLATYTKPHSLRSPTRDKVVAVFYTIITPLLNPFIYSLRNKEVTGAMRRLLR, encoded by the coding sequence ATGAAAGCAGAAAATCAAAGTTTTGGGACAGATTTTCTACTTGTTGGTCTTTTCCAATACGGCCGGATAAACTCTCTTCTCTTTGTCGTGATTGCCACCCTCTTTACAGTTGCTCTGACAGGAAATATCATGCTGATCCATCTCATTCGATTGGACACCAGACTCCATACTCCAAtgtactttctgctcagtcaGCTCTCCATCATTGACCTCATGTACATCTCCACCACCGTGCCCAAGATGGCAGTcaacttcctctcacagagtaaGACTATTACATTTATGGGCTGTGAGATTCAAACGTATGTGTTCTTGGCCCTTGGTGGAACTGAAGCCCTTCTCCTTGGTTTTATGTCTTATGATCGCTATGTAGCTATCTGTCACTCTTTACATTATCCTATACTTATGAGCAAGAATATCTGCTGCCTCATGGTTGCATGTGCATGGGCCAGTGGTTCTATCAACGCTTTCATACATACAATGTATGTGTTTCAACTTCCATTCTGTAGGTCTCGGCTCATTAACCACTTTTTCTGTGAAGTTCCAGCTCTACTGTCATTGGTGTGTCAGGACACCTCCCATTATGAGTATACAGTCCTCCTGAGTGGACTTACTATTCTGCTGCTACCATTCCTGGCCATTCTGGCTTCCTACGCTCGTGTGCTTATTGTGGTATTCCAGATGAGCTCGGGAAAAGGACAGGCAAAAGCTGTTTCCACTTGTTCCTTCCACCTGATTGTGGCAAGTCTGTTCTATGCAACCACTCTCGCTACCTACACGAAGCCACACTCCTTGCGTTCCCCTACACGGGACAAGGTGGTGGCAGTATTTTACACCATTATCACACCCCTACTGAACCCATTTATCTATAGCCTGCGAAATAAGGAAGTCACAGGGGCAATGAGAAGACTGTTGAGATAA
- the OR2T8 gene encoding olfactory receptor 2T8 gives MENGSSTSYFILLGLFNHTTAHQVLFMMLLAIVLTSLFGNALMILLIHRDRRLHTPMYFLLSQLSLMDMMLVSTTVPKMAADYLTGNKAISRAGCGAQIFFLPTLGGGECFLLAAMAYDRYAAVCHPLRYPMLMSWQLCLRMTMSCWLLGAADGLLQAAASLSFPYCGAHEIDHFFCEAPVLVRLACADTSVFENAMYICCVLMLLVPLSLILSSYGLILAAVLHMRSTEARKKAFATCSSHVAVVGLFYGAAIFTYMRPKSHRSTNHDKVVSAFYTVFTPLLNPLIYSVRNSEVKGALTRCMGRCVALSHE, from the coding sequence ATGGAAAATGGGAGCTCTACCTCTTACTTCATTCTCCTAGGCCTCTTTAACCACACCACAGCCCACCAAGTCCTCTTCATGATGCTTCTGGCCATTGTTTTGACCTCCCTGTTTGGCAATGCCCTCATGATTCTCCTGATTCACCGGGACCGCCGGCTCCACACGCCCATGTACTTCCTCCTGAGCCAACTCTCCCTCATGGACATGATGCTGGTTTCCACCACTGTGCCCAAAATGGCGGCTGACTACCTGACCGGAAATAAGGCCATCTCCCGCGCTGGCTGCGGTGCGCAGATCTTCTTCCTCCCCACGCTGGGGGGTGGAGAGTGCTTCCTCTTAGCAGCCATGGCCTATGACCGCTACGCGGCTGTCTGCCACCCACTCcgatatcccatgctcatgagcTGGCAGCTGTGCCTGAGGATGACCATGTCGTGTTGGCTCCTGGGTGCAGCTGACGGGCTCCTGCAGGCTGCTGCTTCCCTGAGCTTCCCGTATTGCGGGGCGCACGAGATCGATCATTTCTTCTGCGAAGCCCCCGTGCTGGTGCGTTTGGCTTGTGCCGACACTTCAGTCTTCGAAAACGCCATGTACATCTGCTGTGTGTTAATGCTCCTGGTGCCCTTGTCCCTCATCCTGTCCTCCTATGGTCTCATCCTCGCCGCTGTTCTCCACATGCGCTCTACAGAAGCCCGCAAGAAGGCCTTTGCCACCTGCTCTTCACATGTGGCTGTGGTGGGACTCTTTTATGGAGCTGCCATTTTTACCTACATGAGACCCAAATCTCATAGGTCCACTAACCACGATAAGGTTGTGTCAGCCTTCTACACTGTGTTCACCCCTTTGCTAAACCCCCTCATCTACAGTGTGAGGAACAGTGAGGTCAAGGGAGCCCTGACAAGGTGTATGGGTCGGTGTGTGGCCTTAAGTCATGAATAA